Proteins from a genomic interval of Rosa chinensis cultivar Old Blush chromosome 2, RchiOBHm-V2, whole genome shotgun sequence:
- the LOC112189516 gene encoding transcription factor MYB1, translating into MGRSPCCAKEGLNRGAWTALEDRDLTEYIKVHGEGRWRNLPQKAGLKRCGKSCRLRWLNYLRPDIKRGNISPDEEELIVKLHKLLGNRWSLIAGRLPGRTDNEIKNYWNTNLSKRIQDQEARSSPSSAGGEEPKSKKAKNVMASPFSHNVIRTKAAKCNKVFINPQLPHKGLFQMDDHRPMDHHQHVDHRPDENGLSSSPSLLETSSSSEFLVDFGMNSDLCLASLLSSKFSSGDHLFSEEMQLQEQYWSGNVGSGEDCVVDDQLQLNTVLNFQSLNYFLDADANQGDWLELAESS; encoded by the exons ATGGGGAGAAGCCCTTGTTGTGCTAAGGAGGGCTTGAATAGAGGTGCATGGACTGCTCTCGAAGATAGAGATCTGACTGAATACATCAAAGTTCATGGCGAAGGAAGATGGAGAAACCTCCCCCAAAAAGCAG GACTGAAAAGGTGTGGGAAGAGCTGCAGGCTTAGGTGGTTGAACTATTTGAGACCAGACATTAAGAGAGGCAACATATCACCTGATGAAGAAGAGCTCATCGTCAAGCTTCACAAGCTCTTGGGCAACAG ATGGTCTCTAATAGCGGGTAGGCTACCAGGGCGAACAGACAATGAAATAAAAAACTACTGGAACACCAATCTGAGCAAAAGAATTCAAGACCAAGAAGCTCGCTCATCGCCCTCATCAGCTGGTGGTGaagaaccaaaatcaaaaaaggCCAAGAATGTTATGGCCTCGCCATTTTCCCATAATGTGATAAGAACAAAAGCTGCCAAGTGCAACAAAGTTTTCATCAACCCACAGTTACCACACAAAGGGTTGTTCCAGATGGATGATCACAGGCCTATGGATCATCATCAACATGTAGATCATCGACCTGATGAGAATGGGTTGTCATCGTCGCCATCTTTGTTGGAAACCTCGTCTTCATCAGAGTTCCTGGTGGATTTCGGCATGAATTCCGACCTTTGCCTGGCCAGTCTCCTCAGTTCAAAATTTTCAAGTGGTGATCACTTGTTCTCTGAAGAAATGCAGCTGCAAGAGCAATATTGGAGTGGTAATGTTGGTAGTGGTGAGGATTGTGTTGTTGACGATCAACTTCAACTAAATACGGTCCTCAATTTCCAGTCATTGAATTATTTTCTCGATGCTGATGCTAACCAAGGAGACTGGCTCGAACTTGCAGAGAGTAGTTGA
- the LOC112186735 gene encoding cytochrome P450 72A15, whose amino-acid sequence MEDYVVLSSVSLFLLLCGGVKAFYSIWWKPKLLERRLKQQGIRGTPYTPLIGDMKEFVRQIKEAWSKPMSLNHQIVPRVDPFTLDTVQKYGKISMCWVGTTPRLIIMDTEIVKEVLSNKLGHFHKPPLNPQILILTKGLSTLHGEKWAKHRRIINPAFHLEKLKDMIPVFAVSCGEMIEQWKRENPFLQGSCEMDIWPELQKLTADVISRAAFGSTYEEGRKVFELQRELLTLTVEAMQTLYIPGFRFIPTKKNQRRKKLHNEITLMLRNIIQNKMNAIRAGESSVDDLLGLLLQSNRQTHLSENISSRTTSKEMMTIEDVVEECKMFYLAGQETTSSLLTWTMIVLAMHPDWQEKAREEVLRVCGKKEPNFEALSHLKIVTMILNEVLRLYPPAIASYQHAYKETIVGDIVVPAGVDLNLPTLLIHHDPELWGDDAGEFKPERFSEGVSKASKNQQQAFFPFGWGPRICIGQNMAMIEAKVALAMILQQFSFELSPSYTHAPYTLTILQPQHGAQVTLHQL is encoded by the exons ATGGAAGACTATGTAGTATTAAGTTCTGTTTCACTGTTCCTGCTGCTATGTGGTGGTGTTAAAGCTTTCTACTCCATTTGGTGGAAACCCAAATTGCTAGAGAGGCGATTGAAGCAACAAGGAATTAGAGGCACTCCTTACACGCCCCTCATTGGGGACATGAAAGAGTTTGTGAGGCAGATAAAGGAAGCATGGTCCAAGCCAATGAGTCTAAATCACCAGATTGTTCCACGTGTCGACCCGTTTACCCTAGATACTGTGCAGAAATATG GGAAGATATCGATGTGTTGGGTTGGGACTACACCAAGACTGATCATCATGGACACTGAGATAGTGAAAGAAGTTCTGTCTAACAAGCTAGGTCACTTCCATAAGCCACCCCTAAACCCTCAAATTCTGATTCTAACAAAGGGTCTGTCAACTCTACATGGTGAGAAATGGGCTAAACACAGAAGGATAATCAATCCTGCTTTCCACCTAGAAAAGCTGAAG GATATGATACCTGTATTTGCAGTCAGCTGCGGTGAAATGATAGAACAGTGGAAGAGGGAGAATCCTTttcttcaaggaagttgtgAAATGGATATCTGGCCTGAACTTCAGAAACTAACTGCAGATGTTATTTCTAGAGCAGCATTTGGAAGCACCTATGAAGAAGGGAGGAAGGTCTTCGAGCTTCAAAGAGAGCTCTTAACGCTAACCGTTGAAGCAATGCAAACCTTATATATCCCGGGTTTCAG ATTTATTCCAACAAAGAAGAATCAGAGGAGAAAGAAATTGCACAATGAGATCACATTGATGCTACGAAATATTATCCAGAACAAAATGAATGCCATAAGAGCCGGAGAATCAAGTGTTGATGACTTGCTAGGCCTGCTGTTGCAGTCTAATAGACAGACACATTTATCAGAAAATATAAGTAGCAGAACAACAAGCAAGGAGATGATGACAATTGAAGATGTGGTTGAGGAATGCAAGATGTTCTACCTTGCTGGCCAAGAAACAACCTCAAGCTTGTTAACATGGACCATGATTGTCTTGGCTATGCACCCAGACTGGCAAGaaaaggcaagagaagaagTCCTAAGAGTCTGTGGAAAAAAGGAACCCAATTTTGAAGCTCTAAGCCACCTCAAGATC GTAACCATGATACttaatgaagtcctaaggttgTATCCACCTGCAATTGCTTCATATCAACATGCTTACAAGGAAACCATAGTAGGAGACATTGTCGTTCCAGCAGGAGTTGATCTAAATCTGCCTACACTGCTCATTCACCATGATCCTGAACTTTGGGGAGATGATGCAGGAGAATTCAAACCAGAGAGATTTTCCGAAGGAGTTTCAAAGGCATCAAAGAACCAGCAGCAAGCGTTCTTTCCATTTGGGTGGGGTCCGAGGATCTGTATCGGGCAAAATATGGCCATGATAGAAGCCAAAGTTGCTTTGGCTATGATTCTACAACAATTCTCCTTCGAGCTATCACCTTCCTACACTCATGCCCCTTATACTCTAACCATTCTCCAACCACAACATGGAGCTCAAGTCACACTACACCAACTCTAG
- the LOC112186737 gene encoding DNA-directed RNA polymerase III subunit RPC4: MSQAPQSGAPAPRKRRFTPKGSRPKAEVKPDPEEEEQASHAEKERELLRRFHEQSLRVKPKNEKKEKPVEVAFGSGGQSSSTKRSYGAPRGANGGGSNPVIQEEKEYKSPFDIYGHYPISLPLRQPSYEDPAILNQQEFGDGSEESIYDENATPAADDLDLKEENRATSMFFLHLPPTLPILKQPAGQQVTSSSGAPGGAHNTEKPCSLGELPAGFMGKMLVYRSGAIKLKLGDTLYDVSTGMNCDFAQDVVAINTTEKKCCTIGELNKRAVVTPDIDSVLNSLEDL; this comes from the exons ATGAGCCAAGCGCCACAATCTGGTGCTCCTGCTCCCAGAAAG AGGAGGTTCACGCCAAAAGGATCTCGCCCGAAGGCTGAAGTTAAACC CGACCCGGAGGAGGAAGAGCAAGCTAGTCATGCTGAAAAGGAGAGGGAGCTGCTCAGACGTTTCCAT GAACAATCTTTGAGGGTAAAGCCGAaaaacgaaaagaaag AGAAGCCTGTGGAAGTTGCATTTGGTTCTGGGGGTCAATCATCATCGACCAAAAGATCATATGGGGCTCCCAGGGGTGCTAATG GTGGTGGTTCTAACCCGGTCATTCAAGAGGAGAAAGAATACAAGTCACCATTT GATATCTACGGTCATTACCCTATATCTCTTCCTCTGAGGCAGCCATCTTATGAAGATCCTG CAATTCTTAACCAGCAAGAATTTGGGGATGGTTCAGAGGAATCAATTTATGATGAAAATGCAACACCAGCGGCAGATGATCTTGATCTAAAG GAGGAAAATAGAGCAACAAGTATGTTCTTTCTTCATCTACCACCGACCTTGCCTATTTTAAAGCAACCAGCAGGCCAACAGGTAACCAGTAGCTCAGGGGCACCAGGAGGAGCACATAATACAGAGAAGCCTTGTTCTTTGGGTGAGTTACCAGCTGGCTTCATGGGTAAGATGCTGGTGTACAGAAGTGGTGCTATCAAGCTGAAGCTAGGAGACACCCTCTATGAT GTCTCTACAGGAATGAACTGTGATTTTGCCCAGGATGTTGTGGCTATTAATACCACAGAGAAGAAGTGTTGCACTATTGGGGAGCTCAATAAGCGAGCTGTTGTGACCCCAGATATTGACTCCGTTTTGAACAGTTTAGAGGATTTATGA
- the LOC112186738 gene encoding mediator of RNA polymerase II transcription subunit 20a isoform X2 yields MPLKWVLHWQPNAGTTVNSQIINEVTQVVESINGIKEGRWKATITFYKPLLRGFGGEYPRDFLGIALPEQPNKYYLIIRPLRIVLEADSTITMIMEKLQSYKQRVSLNFEGFQYQLGDFQLRVGKVLPNQSENLRGIVMEVEYLPISSMEKARQIMEEFMTIWDQAVLKRALPGHFVHMEPNFGEFGLGDQYTSQHTAVQYAAVMAQLIATVQGRN; encoded by the exons ATGCCGCTAAAATG GGTTTTGCATTGGCAACCCAATGCAGGGACGACGGTGAACAGTCAGATCATCAACGAAGTCACGCAGGTTGTGGAGAGCATCAATGGGATTAAGGAAGGCAGGTGGAAAGCCACCATCACTTTCTACAAACCCCTGCTTCGAG GCTTTGGTGGGGAATACCCGCGTGATTTCTTGGGGATTGCACTGCCAGAGCAGCCAAATAAGTACTACCTTATAATCCGACCGCTTCGCATAGTTCTTGAAGCTGATTCTACGATTACAATGATTATGGAGAAACTGCAGTCTTACAAACAGAGGGTCTCGCTTAATTTTGAG GGATTTCAATATCAACTAGGGGACTTCCAATTGAGAGTGGGGAAAGTCCTTCCGAATCAGTCtgagaatttgagaggaatagTTATGGAG GTGGAGTACCTACCCATTTCTTCAATGGAAAAGGCAAGGCAAATCATGGAAGAGTTTATGACTATATGGGATCAGGCTGTGTTGAAAAGAGCATTACCAGGCCACTTTGTGCATATGGAACCAAACTTTGGTGAGTTTGGCCTTGGAGACCAGTATACTTCACAACACACTGCCGTCCAATATGCTGCTGTTATGGCTCAACTAATTGCGACCGTGCAAGGAAGAAATTAG
- the LOC112186738 gene encoding mediator of RNA polymerase II transcription subunit 20a isoform X1, which produces MIMEKLQSYKQRVSLNFEGFQYQLGDFQLRVGKVLPNQSENLRGIVMEVEYLPISSMEKARQIMEEFMTIWDQAVLKRALPGHFVHMEPNFGEFGLGDQYTSQHTAVQYAAVMAQLIATVQGRN; this is translated from the exons ATGATTATGGAGAAACTGCAGTCTTACAAACAGAGGGTCTCGCTTAATTTTGAG GGATTTCAATATCAACTAGGGGACTTCCAATTGAGAGTGGGGAAAGTCCTTCCGAATCAGTCtgagaatttgagaggaatagTTATGGAG GTGGAGTACCTACCCATTTCTTCAATGGAAAAGGCAAGGCAAATCATGGAAGAGTTTATGACTATATGGGATCAGGCTGTGTTGAAAAGAGCATTACCAGGCCACTTTGTGCATATGGAACCAAACTTTGGTGAGTTTGGCCTTGGAGACCAGTATACTTCACAACACACTGCCGTCCAATATGCTGCTGTTATGGCTCAACTAATTGCGACCGTGCAAGGAAGAAATTAG